The following are from one region of the Raphanus sativus cultivar WK10039 unplaced genomic scaffold, ASM80110v3 Scaffold2102, whole genome shotgun sequence genome:
- the LOC130505215 gene encoding uncharacterized protein LOC130505215 — MDEEENLLLARIIAGIEGGGTGDDESHYHELVADLKSLLSTDDDELLNRLYVSLSSTASSFLRCFSAAMDSPVESGRLAILASEAYLSLLLSTNCPVFTFFSPVAFLSLLGSVRRYLKPRLREDSGASSQGNKKKRGRGGSRKNDRNLGRGDGDETEEGGFDAKLVFRVLERLGSVLGFVHLDRFPDSLKSLVQAVSEIPLLALEHPGALNYDKLMEMCGRILGGVLSSDHGDVSLTAAEILKSLTPLLLMGKHQARSFALGFVSRKIMGLARDNSELKKVVCNLPKFLVHKAPEKAEPRGFAVEAILEIVKAMGVEDQLEFVEFVMKMGQGKSNLRILAVDLIPLLVSSLGNPFGSISSENGVEDSWGLGCLDALVQRCSDSSALIRARALSNLAQVVGFLSGEERSRSILKQALGFTGGETSEGKGRITDLLKKRCVDEKAATRRAALLLVTKLTSLLGGCFDVSILKTMGTSCSDPLISIRKAAISALSEAFRICTDEIVTTEWLHSVPRMVMDNETSIQEECENVFHELVLERISRAGNSLSQGSASLPDNWNSSSKDLDRDIEALFPEGVLVLLRELCNSEVSPWVKKICGSLGKKKQLKPRVALALQSIIKESESLWLNRSMPINKWTAPAGAWFLLSEVSVYLPKSVEWEFLHHHWQLLDKNDSQEGTDGQGDEEGVECNSSTWAGDRVFLLQTISNVSLQLPPEPAADLADNLLKKIEKFNLHSAEVDAHVKALKTLCVKKACIPKDSDVLVKKWVDQVLSKASKVTEKYIEGISSNNLSFATPAMLGSRRSKKLDSVSKKLSKAITAVYTIGSCVIIYPSADTTKIVPLLHTVITSGNSDSKLKNKLPQANACLKQKAPLLYSQSWLTMAKICLADGKLAKRYIPLFAQELEKSDCAALRNNLVVAMTDFCVHYTAMIECYIPKITKRLRDPCEVVRRQTFILLSRLLQRDYVKWRGVLFLRFLLSLVDESEKIRRLADFLFGNILKVKAPLLAYNSFVEAIYVLNDCHAHNGHNNSDSKQSRTKDQAFTIRGNDERARSKRMQIYVTLLKQMAPEHLLATFAKLCAEVLAAASDGMLNIEDVTGQSVLQDAFQILACKEIRLSVSRGSSSETVEMEEEGGDSNAAAAKGKAITQAVRKGLIQNTIPIFIELKRLLESKNSPLTGSLMDCLRVLLKDYKNEIEEMLIADKQLQKELVYDMQKHEAAKARSMANQGVGCGTSHRSREPEQPTTAAAAAAREENVRDSGLESRVVSAAADAMAAKAARSVLREVNGGAATPPLSAMSVPKLRSSLGGGKQSGRPSADVLESLRRRPTFMSDDDN; from the exons ATGGACGAGGAGGAGAATCTCTTACTCGCTAGAATCATCGCAGGAATCGAAGGAGGAGGAACAGGCGACGATGAATCACACTACCACGAACTCGTCGCGGATCTCAAGTCTCTCCTCAGCACAGACGACGACGAACTCCTCAATCGGCTCTACGTCAGCCTCTCCTCCACGGCTTCGTCCTTTCTCCGCTGCTTCTCCGCCGCCATGGACTCTCCGGTCGAATCCGGCCGTCTGGCGATTCTAGCCTCCGAGGCCTATCTCTCCCTGCTTCTCTCCACGAACTGCCCCGTCTTCACTTTCTTCTCTCCCGTCGCGTTTCTCTCTCTGCTCGGATCGGTTCGACGATACCTCAAACCTCGTCTCCGGGAGGATTCGGGAGCATCGTCTCAGgggaacaagaagaagagaggacgCGGTGGTTCGAGGAAGAACGATAGAAACCTAGGGCGTGGAGATGGGGACGAAACGGAAGAGGGTGGGTTCGATGCGAAGCTGGTGTTCAGAGTGCTCGAGCGTCTAGGCTCGGTTCTAGGTTTTGTTCATTTGGATCGATTTCCCGATAGCTTGAAGTCTTTGGTACAAGCAGTGAGCGAGATTCCTTTGCTTGCGTTGGAGCATCCAGGGGCTTTGAATTACGATAAACTGATGGAAATGTGCGGGAGGATTCTGGGGGGAGTGTTGAGCTCCGACCACGGAGATGTGTCGCTCACCGCCGCTGAGATTTTGAAGTCTTTGACACCGTTGCTTTTGATGGGGAAGCATCAGGCGAGGAGTTTCGCGTTAGGGTTTGTGTCGAGGAAGATTATGGGTCTGGCTAGAGATAACTCTGAGTTGAAAAAAGTTGTTTGTAATTTGCCTAAGTTTCTGGTTCACAAGGCGCCTGAGAAGGCTGAGCCGCGTGGATTCGCGGTGGAGGCGATACTGGAGATAGTGAAGGCAATGGGGGTTGAGGATCAATTAGAGTTTGTTGAGTTTGTGATGAAGATGGGTCAGGGTAAATCTAATTTGAGGATATTGGCTGTTGATCTTATACCTTTGTTGGTGAGTTCATTAGGAAACCCCTTTGGAAGTATTAGTTCAGAGAATGGCGTGGAAGATTCGTGGGGATTAGGTTGTCTTGATGCCTTAGTGCAGCGTTGTTCAGATTCAAGCGCTTTAATTAGAGCTCGAGCTTTGTCCAACTTGGCTCAAGTTGTGGGGTTTTTGTCTGGGGAGGAAAGGAGTAGGTCGATCTTGAAACAAGCCCTTGGGTTTACTGGTGGTGAGACTTCAGAGGGAAAAGGTAGAATAACTGACCTTTTGAAGAAGAGATGTGTGGATGAGAAGGCGGCTACCAGGAGAGCAGCTCTTCTTCTAGTTACAAAATTGACATCCCTGTTGGGTGGTTGCTTTGATGTTAGTATTCTAAAAACAATGGGTACATCTTGTTCTGACCCGCTCATAAGTATAAGAAAGGCTGCAATTTCAGCTCTTTCCGAG GCCTTCAGAATATGTACAGATGAAATTGTGACCACTGAATGGTTACATTCTGTCCCTCGGATGGTCATGGACAATGAAACTAGCATCCAAGAAGAATGCGAGAATGTCTTTCATGAACTAGTCCTGGAGAGAATATCACGAGCGGGAAATTCCCTTTCTCAAGGCAGTGCTTCTCTCCCAGACAACTGGAACTCTAGCTCAAAAGATCTAGACAGAGACATTGAAGCCTTGTTTCCAGAAGGAGTTTTGGTTCTCCTAAGGGAGCTCTGCAACAGCGAGGTTTCTCCTTGGGTAAAGAAAATATGTGGAAGTTTGGGCAAGAAGAAGCAACTGAAACCAAGAGTTGCCCTTGCGCTGCAGAGCATCATAAAGGAATCTGAATCACTCTGGTTAAACCGTTCAATGCCAATAAATAAATGGACAGCTCCTGCCGGGGCTTGGTTTCTTCTTTCAGAGGTGTCAGTTTATCTTCCAAAGTCTGTCGAATGGGAGTTTCTTCACCATCATTGGCAGTTGCTAGACAAAAATGACTCGCAAG AAGGAACAGATGGACAAGGTGATGAAGAGGGTGTAGAGTGTAATTCTTCTACATGGGCTGGGGATCGAGTTTTTCTTTTGCAAACTATCTCCAATGTTTCCCTTCAGCTGCCACCAGAGCCTGCTGCAGATCTGGCCGACAATTTGCTGAAGAAAATCGAAAAGTTTAACCTGCATTCTGCTGAG GTCGATGCACATGTTAAAGCATTAAAAACTTTGTGCGTAAAGAAGGCGTGCATCCCGAAGGACTCGGATGTGCTTGTCAAGAAATGGGTAGACCAAGTTTTATCTAAGGCATCTAAGGTCACTGAGAAATACATCGAGGGAATCTCCAGTAATAATCTTTCTTTCGCCACACCAGCAATGCTTGGAAGTAGGAGAAGCAAGAAACTGGATTCTGTATCCAAGAAGTTATCAAAAGCTATCACAGCAGTATATACCATTGGATCTTGTGTCATTATATATCCTTCAGCTGACACAACCAAAATTGTTCCGTTGTTACATACTGTAATCACTTCAGGAAATTCAGATTCAAAGCTGAAAAACAAATTGCCACAAGCCAATGCTTGCTTGAAGCAAAAAGCTCCTCTTCTCTATAGTCAGTCTTGGTTGACCATGGCGAAGATTTGTTTGGCTGACGGGAAGCTTGCTAAAAGATATATCCCTCTCTTTGCACAG GAGCTTGAAAAGAGTGATTGTGCAGCCTTGCGTAACAATCTAGTGGTGGCGATGACAGACTTTTGTGTACACTATACAGCCATGATTGAGTG TTACATACCAAAGATTACTAAACGTCTTCGGGATCCTTGTGAAGTTGTTAGAAGGCAGACATTCATACTTCTCTCAAGGTTATTACAG agaGATTATGTGAAGTGGAGAGGAGTTCTTTTCCTTCGCTTCCTTCTATCTCTTGTGGACGAATCTGAAAAGATACGTCGACTTGCAGACTTTTTATTCGGAAACATTCTTAAAG TCAAGGCACCACTTTTAGCTTACAACAGTTTTGTGGAAGCTATTTATGTGTTAAACGATTGCCACGCCCACAATGGCCACAATAATTCAGATTCTAAGCAATCAAGAACAAAGGATCAAGCTTTTACTATCAG AGGAAATGATGAAAGAGCTAGGTCTAAAAGAATGCAGATCTACGTTACTCTGCTTAAACAAATGGCTCCAGAACATCTTCTGGCCACATTTGCAAAGTTATGTGCAGAGGTCCTCGCAGCTGCTTCTGATGGAATGCTCAACATAGAAGATGTAACTGGTCAGTCAGTTCTACAG GATGCGTTTCAGATCTTGGCGTGCAAAGAGATCCGTTTATCAGTTTCAAGAGGATCTTCGTCTGAGACAGTGGAGATGGAAGAAGAAGGTGGAGACTCCAACGCGGCGGCTGCCAAAGGAAAAGCCATAACGCAAGCTGTTAGAAAAGGGTTGATTCAGAACACGATTCCAATCTTCATCGAGCTCAAGAGGCTATTGGAGAGCAAGAACAGTCCTCTCACAGGTTCGCTCATGGACTGCCTCCGTGTGCTCCTGAAAGACTACAAGAACGAGATAGAAGAAATGCTCATCGCTGATAAACAGCTTCAGAAAGAGCTGGTTTACGATATGCAGAAGCACGAGGCTGCAAAGGCAAGGTCCATGGCTAACCAAGGGGTTGGCTGCGGGACAAGTCATAGAAGCCGCGAACCAGAGCAACcaacaacagcagcagcagcagcagcgagGGAGGAGAATGTTAGGGATTCGGGATTGGAATCGAGAGTGGTTTCTGCGGCTGCAGATGCAATGGCGGCTAAAGCGGCAAGGTCGGTACTGAGAGAA
- the LOC108848697 gene encoding kinesin-like protein KIN-13A isoform X1: MGGHMQQQTTNAATTALYDGALNNAGPGNEAGDAVMARWLQSAGLQHLGSPVASAGVDQRHLPNLLMQGYGAQTAEEKQRLFKLMRNLNLNGESASEPYTPTGQSSAAMASSDGFYSPEFRGDFGAGLLDLHAMDDTELLSEHVISEPFEPSPFMPSVNQAFEEDFSVPANQQQRQEQDAEPSSPFPRGEKESSGRENSVAKIKVVVRKRPLNKKETAKKEDDIISVSNNSLTVHETKLKVDLTAYMEKHEFCFDAVLGEHVSNDEVYRTTIEPIIPTIFQRTKATCFAYGQTGSGKTFTMKPLPIRAVQDLMRMLSQPVYRDQRLKLWLSYFEIYGGKLYDLLSERKKLCMREDGRQQVCIVGLQEFEVSDIQIVKDFIDKGSASRSTGSTGANEESSRSHAILQLVVKKHVEVKETRRNNNDNNESRGKVVGKISFIDLAGSERGADTTDNDRQTRIEGAEINKSLLALKECIRALDNDQLHIPFRGSKLTEVLRDSFVGNSRTVMISCISPNEGSCEHTLNTLRYADRVKSLSKSGNSKKDQTFNPLPPANKDVSLASSQLASNDAEDVFEPPQEYNVQETWRRVEKDSSYSTSGIEFKQPTNYPSSYQASFKEESGIPSISMDRGRSDTSNSFGGSTSQRILQSSSSYPQDASDQEEKVRKVSPTRRKVSREEKPERHQNLSKRDSIGASDVPATINFRQLNSSTTSQNSSDAASRQYETITEPPSVDENISALLEEEEALITAHRKEIEDTMEIVREEMKLLAEVDRPGSMIDNYVTQLSFVLSRKAAGLVSLQARLARFQHRLKEQEILSRKRVPR; the protein is encoded by the exons ATGGGCGGCCATATGCAGCAGCAGACCACCAATGCTGCGACGACGGCGCTGTACGATGGGGCTCTGAACAATGCAGGACCTGGGAATGAGGCTGGGGATGCCGTCATGGCGCGGTGGCTCCAGTCCGCTGGTTTACAGCATCTGGGGTCTCCTGTTGCTTCAGCAGGTGTTGATCAGCGTCATCTCCCCAACCTTCTCATGCAG gGTTATGGAGCACAGACTGCTGAAGAGAAGCAAAgactttttaaattaatgagGAATCTTAATTTGAATGGGGAATCTGCTTCTGAGCCGTATACACCCACTGGTCAATCATCAGCAGCTATGGCCTCTTCGGATGGGTTTTATTCACCTGAGTTTAGAGGTGACTTTGGAGCTGGGTTGCTAGATCTTCACGCAATGGATGACACCGAGCTGCTGTCTGAG CATGTGATTTCTGAACCGTTTGAGCCATCACCTTTCATGCCAAGTGTCAATCAAGCTTTTGAAGAAGACTTCAGTGTGCCAGCTAACCAGCAACAGCGCCAAGAACAGGACGCTGAACCTTCGAGCCCATTTCCTAGGGGTGAAAAAGAAAGTAGTGGAAGAGAGAACAGTGTAGCCAAAATTAAAGTAGTG GTAAGGAAGAGACCCTTGAATAAAAAGGAAACCGCTAAAAAGGAGGACGATATCATCTCTGTATCTAATAATTCTTTGACAGTTCACGAGACCAAGTTGAAG GTGGATTTGACTGCATATATGGAAAAACATGAGTTTTGTTTTGACGCTGTTCTGGGTGAGCATGTTTCAAATGACGAG GTGTATCGGACCACGATAGAGCCAATTATTCCCACGATTTTTCAGAGAACCAAAGCTACCTGTTTTGCATATGGTCAAACAG GTAGCGGTAAGACATTCACAATGAAGCCACTGCCTATACGGGCTGTTCAAGATTTAATGAGGATGTTGAGTCAACCAGTATACCGTGATCAGAGGCTTAAGTTGTGGCTCAGTTATTTCGAGATATATGGTGGAAAGCTCTACGATCTTCTCTCCGAGAGAAA GAAACTTTGTATGCGAGAAGACGGTAGACAACAAGTCTGCATTGTTGGCCTGCAAGAGTTTGAAGTTTCGGATATTCAAATTGTAAAGGATTTTATCGACAAAGGGAGTGCTTCAAGGAGCACAGGATCGACTGGCGCCAATGAGGAATCTTCAAGATCACATGCTATTTTGCAGCTTGTTGTCAAAAAGCATGTGGAGGTAAAAGAAACTCGACGAAACAATAATGATAATAACGAATCACGAGGGAAGGTTGTGGGAAAGATTTCTTTCATTGATCTTGCTGGCAGCGAAAGAGGTGCAGACACCACAGACAATGACCGCCAGACAAG GATTGAAGGTGCAGAAATCAACAAGAGTCTTTTAGCTCTCAAAGAATGTATCCGCGCGCTGGACAATGACCAGCTGCATATTCCATTCCGTGGAAGCAAACTAACTGAAGTGCTACGTGACTCATTTGTTGGAAACTCAAGAACTGTGATGATTTCATGCATCTCTCCAAACGAAGGATCATGCGAACATACCCTAAATACATTAAGATACGCCGATCG GGTTAAAAGTCTATCTAAAAGTGGAAATAGCAAGAAGGATCAAACTTTTAACCCGTTGCCGCCAGCTAATAAGGATGTTTCTTTGGCTTCTTCTCAACTAGCTTCAAATGATGCAGAAGATGTCTTTGAGCCCCCGCAGGAATATAATGTACAGGAGACATGGAGGAGGGTAGAGAAAGACAGCAGCTACTCTACTTCGGGTATTGAATTCAAGCAGCCAACGAATTACCCATCTTCATATCAGGCCAGCTTTAAAGAGGAAAGTGGAATACCATCGATATCAATGGACAGAGGAAGATCAGATACGAGCAACTCTTTTGGCGGCTCCACTAGTCAAAGGATTCTTCAGTCATCATCTTCTTATCCTCAAGACGCCTCAGATCAGGAAGAAAAAGTGAGGAAGGTATCACCGACTCGTAGGAAAGTTTCCCGGGAGGAAAAACCAGAAAGACATCAAAACTTGTCGAAAAGAGACTCCATCGGTGCGTCTGATGTCCCTGCCACGATAAACTTCAGGCAGCTCAATAGTAGTACTACCAGTCAGAACTCAAGCGACGCTGCTTCAAGGCAATACGAAACAATAACGGAGCCGCCTTCTGTTGATGAAAACATCAGTGCATTGCTTGAG GAGGAAGAGGCCTTAATTACAGCACATAGAAAAGAAATCGAGGATACAATGGAGATTGTTCGTGAG GAAATGAAATTACTAGCGGAGGTGGATCGGCCAGGAAGCATGATTGACAACTATGTTACACAGCTGAGCTTTGTCTTGTCCCGTAAAGCAGCTGGGCTCGTAAGCCTTCAAGCCCGTCTTGCTCGGTTCCAACACCGTCTGAAAGAGCAAGAGATCCTTAGTCGGAAGAGAGTTCCTCGCTAG
- the LOC108848697 gene encoding kinesin-like protein KIN-13A isoform X2 codes for MEKHEFCFDAVLGEHVSNDEVYRTTIEPIIPTIFQRTKATCFAYGQTGSGKTFTMKPLPIRAVQDLMRMLSQPVYRDQRLKLWLSYFEIYGGKLYDLLSERKKLCMREDGRQQVCIVGLQEFEVSDIQIVKDFIDKGSASRSTGSTGANEESSRSHAILQLVVKKHVEVKETRRNNNDNNESRGKVVGKISFIDLAGSERGADTTDNDRQTRIEGAEINKSLLALKECIRALDNDQLHIPFRGSKLTEVLRDSFVGNSRTVMISCISPNEGSCEHTLNTLRYADRVKSLSKSGNSKKDQTFNPLPPANKDVSLASSQLASNDAEDVFEPPQEYNVQETWRRVEKDSSYSTSGIEFKQPTNYPSSYQASFKEESGIPSISMDRGRSDTSNSFGGSTSQRILQSSSSYPQDASDQEEKVRKVSPTRRKVSREEKPERHQNLSKRDSIGASDVPATINFRQLNSSTTSQNSSDAASRQYETITEPPSVDENISALLEEEEALITAHRKEIEDTMEIVREEMKLLAEVDRPGSMIDNYVTQLSFVLSRKAAGLVSLQARLARFQHRLKEQEILSRKRVPR; via the exons ATGGAAAAACATGAGTTTTGTTTTGACGCTGTTCTGGGTGAGCATGTTTCAAATGACGAG GTGTATCGGACCACGATAGAGCCAATTATTCCCACGATTTTTCAGAGAACCAAAGCTACCTGTTTTGCATATGGTCAAACAG GTAGCGGTAAGACATTCACAATGAAGCCACTGCCTATACGGGCTGTTCAAGATTTAATGAGGATGTTGAGTCAACCAGTATACCGTGATCAGAGGCTTAAGTTGTGGCTCAGTTATTTCGAGATATATGGTGGAAAGCTCTACGATCTTCTCTCCGAGAGAAA GAAACTTTGTATGCGAGAAGACGGTAGACAACAAGTCTGCATTGTTGGCCTGCAAGAGTTTGAAGTTTCGGATATTCAAATTGTAAAGGATTTTATCGACAAAGGGAGTGCTTCAAGGAGCACAGGATCGACTGGCGCCAATGAGGAATCTTCAAGATCACATGCTATTTTGCAGCTTGTTGTCAAAAAGCATGTGGAGGTAAAAGAAACTCGACGAAACAATAATGATAATAACGAATCACGAGGGAAGGTTGTGGGAAAGATTTCTTTCATTGATCTTGCTGGCAGCGAAAGAGGTGCAGACACCACAGACAATGACCGCCAGACAAG GATTGAAGGTGCAGAAATCAACAAGAGTCTTTTAGCTCTCAAAGAATGTATCCGCGCGCTGGACAATGACCAGCTGCATATTCCATTCCGTGGAAGCAAACTAACTGAAGTGCTACGTGACTCATTTGTTGGAAACTCAAGAACTGTGATGATTTCATGCATCTCTCCAAACGAAGGATCATGCGAACATACCCTAAATACATTAAGATACGCCGATCG GGTTAAAAGTCTATCTAAAAGTGGAAATAGCAAGAAGGATCAAACTTTTAACCCGTTGCCGCCAGCTAATAAGGATGTTTCTTTGGCTTCTTCTCAACTAGCTTCAAATGATGCAGAAGATGTCTTTGAGCCCCCGCAGGAATATAATGTACAGGAGACATGGAGGAGGGTAGAGAAAGACAGCAGCTACTCTACTTCGGGTATTGAATTCAAGCAGCCAACGAATTACCCATCTTCATATCAGGCCAGCTTTAAAGAGGAAAGTGGAATACCATCGATATCAATGGACAGAGGAAGATCAGATACGAGCAACTCTTTTGGCGGCTCCACTAGTCAAAGGATTCTTCAGTCATCATCTTCTTATCCTCAAGACGCCTCAGATCAGGAAGAAAAAGTGAGGAAGGTATCACCGACTCGTAGGAAAGTTTCCCGGGAGGAAAAACCAGAAAGACATCAAAACTTGTCGAAAAGAGACTCCATCGGTGCGTCTGATGTCCCTGCCACGATAAACTTCAGGCAGCTCAATAGTAGTACTACCAGTCAGAACTCAAGCGACGCTGCTTCAAGGCAATACGAAACAATAACGGAGCCGCCTTCTGTTGATGAAAACATCAGTGCATTGCTTGAG GAGGAAGAGGCCTTAATTACAGCACATAGAAAAGAAATCGAGGATACAATGGAGATTGTTCGTGAG GAAATGAAATTACTAGCGGAGGTGGATCGGCCAGGAAGCATGATTGACAACTATGTTACACAGCTGAGCTTTGTCTTGTCCCGTAAAGCAGCTGGGCTCGTAAGCCTTCAAGCCCGTCTTGCTCGGTTCCAACACCGTCTGAAAGAGCAAGAGATCCTTAGTCGGAAGAGAGTTCCTCGCTAG